The Melospiza georgiana isolate bMelGeo1 chromosome 26, bMelGeo1.pri, whole genome shotgun sequence genome window below encodes:
- the RPS15 gene encoding small ribosomal subunit protein uS19 yields MAEVEQKKKRTFRKFTYRGVDLDQLLDMSYEQLMQLYSARQRRRLNRGLRRKQHSLLKRLRKAKKEAPPMEKPEVVKTHLRDMIILPEMVGSMVGVYNGKTFNQVEIKPEMIGHYLGEFSITYKPVKHGRPGIGATHSSRFIPLK; encoded by the exons ATG GCGGAGGTGGAGCAGAAGAAGAAGCGAACCTTCCGCAAATTCACCTACCGCGGGGTGGACCTGGACCAGCTGCTCGACATGTCCTA cgaGCAGCTGATGCAGCTGTACAGCgcgcggcagcggcggcgcctGAACCGCGGCCTGCGCCGCAAGCAGCACTCGCTGCTCAAGCGCCTGCGCAAGGCCAAGAAGGAGGCGCCGCCCATGGAGAAGCCCGAGGTGGTGAAGACCCACCTGAGGGACATGATCATCCTGCCCGAGATGGTGGGCAGCATGGTGGGCGTCTACAACGGCAAGACCTTCAACCAGGTGGAGATCAAG CCCGAGATGATCGGCCACTACCTGGGCGAGTTTTCCATCACGTACAAGCCGGTGAAGCACGGCCGGCCTGGCATCGGTGCCACCCACTCCTCCCGCTTCATCCCGCTCAAGTAG